Part of the Pieris brassicae chromosome 11, ilPieBrab1.1, whole genome shotgun sequence genome, TTGAGAGATTCCAGTAATTATATATCGTATAATTTCTTTTGGAGTTGCAGTAATACCCTCATTTTCGGATTCAAAAAGTAGATGGCATCTTAACTGAGAAGAACAAGAAGTAATATTgacaataatatgttatttgtaGGTCCATCGTGTCTTATCAGACAGTATTGCAGCCAAGGCAGGAATAAAAAAgggaacaaaaataaaaagcattaaCGGCTGCCCAATGACAGGCCTTACACATGCGCAGTCTGTGACGATTTTAAaggtaaaatattagtttattacttaatacgCTTTTCAGTGAAAtttggaatatatatatatatatatatatatatatatatatatatatatatatatatatatatatatatatatttataaaaatattatatatatatttatagtgtgCACTTTaatgcttattattattagcatgCACCTATATAACCATTAAAGACTTTTTGAGGGTTTATCGTTTgaacacaaatattaatattatttacaggaGCAACGCTCTGAGGTTATAATCGAATTTGAAAATGAAAGAAACGGAATCTCTAACAATTGCGGCTCTGACAAAGGTATGTTTATACATTCACTTTTGAAGAAGATACTTTTACGTTTTAATTCGTCCGAGTTGTAAAAATGGCGGGCTTAGGCGCTTGGCATAACCATTTTGCTCAATACTTTTTCATGAGATAtggagatatataaaaaaaaagacgaATGATGGGGTCGAACGACCGGctggaagttttattttactctTCTTTCCTAATAGTCTTTTATTCTCCTAATCTGATAGCATTACAAACTTcacgtttttaaatattattattaatatctaaatataaagcaaacgaattatttttttatagcgGAGTCGAAAGGCAAAACCATTGTCAAGGATGACAAGAAAACCAATGCATCAGAAGTAACTGTCCTTTTGGAAAAAGCCGGTGGCGGTGCTGGGTTAGGATTTGGACTTGATGGTGGGAGGGACTCGCCGAATGGAGACAAACCACTTACTGTTAAGAAACTATTTGCAGGTAAACATCATTATTGCATTTCAATCTGTTTGATCTACGTAAGATTatcattgaaattattattatcgttgTTCAATAGGcaacatatatacaatatatcaaTAGcctctaaaattaaattatgctggctattatttactttatgtcTGAATCACAGGTGGCGCTGCAGCTCAAAGCGGTCGTGTATTGGTTGGTGCTGAACTTCTCTCAGCGGGAGGCCAATCGTTCGAAGGATTCACACGTACGCAAGCGTGGGCGGCTTTAAAAGCTCTTCCTGCTGGACAAGTTGCTTTAGTATTGAAAAACCCCATAAATTCCAATAACTAGCTTGGATACAGATAAATAAAGATGTCCAGTGGCTCTTAACATAATATTGCATCAATCACAGTCAGCGGTATAAATATCAATACTATGGTGTGGTCTCATATTGAATGCTAGAATTTTGAAGGaagaaaataagtttttttttgtgacaAGCAAGTTTACGAATAGCAATCGgaccttttaaaataattaaactgttGGTGTTAGATTTTGGCCACTGGTAATTAGTTCAGATGAGATTTCTGTAGAATGAGGTTTGTGCTGAAATCTTATTAATCTCTGTGGTCTGTGAAAGATTGTCTATTCCGTGGAAGCAGATTGCGTTTTAAGCGTTAAATCCTAGTTAAACCCGAAGACtgtaattgaattgaattattcaaatgtttatttattatttaaaatactagtCTTGAAGTAAAGTAGCTGTAAGTATGATCTAGGaattatacaatatgtatttgtattaagGGCGTGCCATTGGAATCAAAATTCCTATTGccagatattaaaatttgcatTAATCCATTATAAATAACTCACTCCTTAAAAATGTAGaccacattatttttatgtctacGAATGTTTCATTATTGATAGCAATAGTAACtttgcttttttttattaatttttgaataccAGTTAACATATGCCTTGCCATTCCTAACtttgaataataatgttatcttgttagttatttttctaatacatGTAAATAGATGTTACATTTCCTATTTTTCTAActtgtatattttactaatatcgTTAAAACACTGAAAGTGTAACcgcataatatttatagtccctaaattatacattgaaataagtgctatttttataataaatttttcttaaaaatcaagttgtttttattaacatttttggtTGATAAAGATTTTTACACAGATCTcaattaaagtataataaaagtaataagtgCTGTAAGCCCAGAATGTTATATTGGAGGAACAAATTCGCTTCTTTTTCATTgactattcatatttatatactcttcctattaaattttatacctaTCTATACTTACAACAACATCTTAAGGCAGGCTATTTTTTCAGTaggcgcggcaaaaaatgtttatatataggtaatatattattcattttcttatcgaaacaatatattatattctaaatataagAAACTTTATAAACTCACATtagctaaatataaatatgtcatGAGATTGATAtactattcaattattataatttagtttgcAGTAAtacacttaattttatatatttctctttATTCGTTGTCATATATTAcgatacttatttttatattaggtaagattttataaaaaaaaaatgcaaaaatatgtTAGTTGTGCAATTAATCAaggcatttattataaattatttcttattcataataaatagctATATCTATAATCTTTGCTCACTAGGTGACAAAACTTTGTACACTCGGTCATTCGGTCAGTTACGCCTCACCATGAACACATATTGTGGTATTAGTAAGGAATTTTTGACGAAGTAAtatactgaaaaataaataggttATACAAGTTAACAATTCAAATAGGTACTAAAACTTGTTCTTGTACTTTTAGGAGAATCGGAACGTAAGGATGACTAGACGTTGCCGTGAAATCGTgcttgttttgttatttacagcccattttttattttattttaaaatttgagttTGGAACATTTAAGTTAAAGTAACATAAAAACAAGTGCAATATATATTCAGATTCAACATAAAACAGAAAGCTTTATCTAATGAACACTTTTACATTTTGACCATATTTTaagaacatttatataaaataatgttatcaaaaatacatatgataTATGTAAGTTACTCAGGCGCTGGTCACAAGTGTACAAAGCTTCacttatatattacaatttggTCTCCAGACTATCATTCTTTTAGTAAAAGCCTTATCTATATGCTGCAAAACACAAGTGTTGTTTAAATGTCTTCATTGCGTGTAATAGTTGCCTAATTTATGGAACAGCTACGGTACCAATACTGTCAAATctgattcaattatttaaaattacaacacTTAGTTTAtacctaatatttaaatttggtttattaataattatcacaGACTCAAATAGCAAAAAAAGCATTTAAGTCGGAAAACTAACcactttatacatttttattagagAAGAATAACAATTCTCTATTTACTTCCGtggtatttattgtaaatgaaaATGCTGTATCAATGGAACaactttgttattatttagcaAGTAAGCccaaattattatcattattcatGTTTGTCACACAGACAATAAAATAGGGTCTGAATTAcaaaggaaataaatttaaatatttgtattcaattaaatagAATGCGTATGTACCAATgacacaatataaaaactttttacgtatatttttatattaagttttgtactattattttatacaaatatttcataagGTGTTGCtattctaataatttaatctatatgtattgtatttatgtacACTATTCATTTTACACCTTAACAATCGACtcgattaaaatattatatattgtatgagTTCATTcaagttatattatacaatataattcttTACGTACGCCTTTCAGTTACTATTAGCAATAAGTGTGTTGAACCCAtcagttatttaaaatgtaaataaagtacttatttataatcgTAAATATATCTACTTTTTAAAAAgatcattttgtttataactGAAATGTGGAAAATGGAAATAGATGTTTATATGTTGAGATAAAAATATGGGAGGAATATACACTCCACTCTTTATAGAACATCAAATACTTTGTAGCTATTTAGTTGACTAAAATTAGCTTCATTtcaattatgattttaaaaagtcGGTACGCATTCGCGATAGCAATTGCCTACTGGCAGTGAAAGTATCCATGGTCGGCGGTAACACAACGAGTGTTTTAAAAGACACAATTTACACTGTgtcgtttaaaaaataacaacattaCAATATCTAAATAGTAGAATAATCAGGGACATAGTAAGGCGCCTGGAGTGGCTCTTCGCCACAGCAGGCGCAGGGCAGTCAGCGGGCCGGAGCTCTTCTTACTACGCGAAGGAGGACCGGGCCTGCTCTGACATCCTTAAATAACCGTATGGCCTCGCCGTGCGTCAAACCAGCAGTCCCACGGCCGTTTACGCTTACGATTTCGTCACCTGAAATATGGAGAAAGTCGTTTGTTTAACTTAGTGGAAAGAGTTAATGTTAGGGGTAGGATATTCGAAGTCAACTTATTATTAAACGACTTTTTGAGAAATTTATTGAATGAATTGTTCCGAAGTAAGCTTAACTTAAATCACAACAGACTCTACTCTTTTGTTATGGttcgtttttgttttttttaacacataCGTAGTCATGtatacatatgtttattatcCAGAACTCATTTATCTGAgagagtaaaaaaatacatttaaaaatcaacatttaattattaaatatactatattatcaATGAACCTATTATCATATAAAACCTGTCAACTATTACGAAGACacttagaaattttaaaaaaagatttcttatgtgtaattatttgaaaaatctaTGGCTCGTAAACAAACACCTGTATaacttgttaatattttgaatcttaaaattaaagtttcgACGTATATATATTCAACAACCATTACctacaatatttattgtataatttgtttataatataatgttgtatattttgatatactGTATCAACAATCAATAAATCATTTCATTATATCCACGACTTTAATAAAGCGACTTCATAATACTCCGTATATGGTAACGTATAGTTCAAAATGTCGAATTATTACTtcatataaagtttaaaaaattatgtagacAGGTGGTTTAAACTGAATTACGAGGGCAGTGAAATGCAGCTGTTATTAACCGACAGTAAGGAATGTGCACGTTACACAATAATCCATAATAGCTTTTGCATTATGTAAGGAGACTTTGAACTCTTTGTTTGTATGTACACGAGACATATCATCTAAATTACTCTTCAGCCATGTCTAttgaaaaatatcaatatatatattcgcaATAAACATAAGCTGAACTCATTGATGACTTATTTAGCGAGACGGACCTCAATAAGGAcctcaatacaaaatattttttttatataaaacttcgAGGCACTGCCCTAAAgcattattaatgaaaattatagaATCCAGTTTGGACAACTGGTTTGACACTTTcgtatatgaataattttaagtgaaaTTTCGTTACCTTCTCGAAGTAAACCGGACTCCGCGGCTTGACCGTTGTTGAATATTGTTTTCACAAAGATGCCCATGTCTCCTCGAGGTGAATCCTTTCCTCCCACGATACTAAACCCAAGACCCTTACCGCCAGCTGACTTTGTGAAACGCACCTGAAAATGTTCAAGGGTATCCTTCAATGTTGATttactgtaaataattaatcgatagtaataaatggtaaataaaaaaatgaacacgGATATTTACACTCAGTCCTATAGAAAGACATTTCTGAcagataatttaaatgatgggagtttatcttaatttaaatttttatataagataataatctaaaatattatattagataacGTCCTAGGTATGCTGTCTAGGTCAAAGGGATGGTAagaaattaaacttattttactttacgaCCAACATACTAACTTTGACCGATGTTGTTTTGTTggtctattaataaatagttacgtaagatatatttatttattttatttgatatatatattaacacttcgatgcagaaacataatacaattgacataattaaatgaaaaggagggcaactggcagCCTTGTCGCTTTTGAGCGTtctcttccagacaaccacTTTCAGTCACCTGACAGACcactttaacaaaaattacatcTTAAATcaattgaaaaacaaataaatacctCAAAAGTGTGTGTGTCTCGAGGTTCAGGAATTGGGGGTCGTTTAGGTGTTTTCTGAGTCGTAGGTGAAGCCACAGGAGGTCTTGCAGACCGAGGCGTTGAACTCACACGCAACTCGGAAACACCATTCCTTAATTGCTGGATTGGATCCTGTCGCATTTGAACTCTGGGCAATCTGTACGGTTCTTCCCATAACCTTTCAGTATCACTAGCCAATCGGTCGTATCCATTCTTATAAATAGGTATCTCAACGTTTTCACTGTACGGTCTACTTCGCCCATTTCTACTATTATTTCTACGTTCTAATCCGTATGAATAGTCTACTACATCTCTGCTTTCATCTTCTTGATTCATAGGAGCTCGGTCTCTACCATTTTTCGTTCTATATATATTGGGAGAGCTGCAGCGTCTACGAACGGTAGAGGTTTGTCTGGTTGGGGATGGTGAAGGGGGATTTCGTATAGCTGTAGGACTAGGAACATAGAAAGTTGAAGGCTGTTGTTGTGGCGGTGTTAAGACATCGTGTGCTGACAGAGCCCTTCTTCTCAACCCTCCGCCTAATTTTCCAAGTGCTCTGAGAATATCAGGTGCTCCACTAGTGACTCGAAGAGAAGCTGTAGTGTAAACTTTGCCTCGATGCCTGAAGGAAAGTTTCGATGCGGGAGCAGGTGAACAGTGTGGTGGAGGACAGGGTGGCGATGGGGAACGACGAACGGGGCTGGGTTCACGGGTTCCTGAACCAGGTCGCAGCCGTGAGCATCTACGTCTTAGCTTCCGCCATCGCTGTGATAAATTAGCATTCCAGCTTTCTTCTGAAACATTTaagagtaattttatataaaatttacactaGTTAAATAttcctaaattattattaaattggctgacgtatattttgtttcaaactTCCGCCTTACAGCTTACACCTAGAACCTTGAACTATACCTTTTTTGGTATCAGCATCAGACGCATAGTCGTGAGTACGAGGTGGTTGCGCAGGCGGCGTAGCAGGTGCTGCGAAGCTATGTCTTAGCGGGGTCATGCGCAGCAGGCGAGGCCTATCACCGCCCCCGCGAGTACCCCAAGCTGGTGCGCCCATTTTctgaaaacatatttatgacaatttagaaccaaaatattatatatctataacgATCGAAAACCGTTTATGTATGGGCCTCAGaaatctgtatctgttccgtgATCTATTCTAAAAGTTGATCAACCTGCTGTGCACTTTTTTAGGTGTGATCGTCTTTTTAGGTgggcggtttcctcacgagtTTTTCCTTCCGCGTTAGAGAGACTTAAATTCGCACATATAAAGTTCATAAGCCGAGTATAGAAACCTTCGACCGAGGCATGAGCTCAAATGAGAACGCtgatctatattatttttaattaaatctcaaTAAATTTCGTGCTGCACTAGGTAGTGGTAGCTTAGGACATGGAGCTCACAACAGAgacttattattacttattacttaatataaaattgaaccttaaggtttattataaattctttaaaggtATCGTAAGTAATAACTGACGTGGGTTGTTATAATAACTGTTACAAGGCTTATAAAATGAAGtacatgtttatataaatcccacaagaaataatggaaacaagcaggtatttttaataactccTCTCGATGTGGTAAATGTCTTTAAACATTAGGTAGAAGGTCTAAATTAAAGATTTCCTTGAGGTTTTAAAGTGTGGTTGGGTCTGTGCGGAAAGAGAACTGGCATGGCGTTGAACTAATACAATTCTTATTTGCTACGCGTcctttcatttattcacaaaGAATATACACTGTTCATTTGTTCATATAAAGTGTCAATATGATGTTGGAACTGTTGAACTAAAATGGCGATACTGTGTAcacaaaaaaagtaatttaactgCGAACACAAATCCCACGACGGTTATCTTTCAGAGACTATATCGACAATTATTGTCACTTAATTGacaagaataaatatatttacgtaacTTACAGTGGTTACCTGGAAGAGATCACTCAAGGCGATAAGGTTCGTTGCCctccttattatttaattatttttaattgtactgtatttattgcaaagaagtgtaaataaacaaaaatacctAGATCTGATTACGCCGCGGGAGTGGAGGTACGCatgtataatagaaaaatacctAAAAACAACTACTGTGTATCTAACAATAGTggctaataatatatttaccgACAATTATACAGACTTACAACATCATATAAGGCCATTTCTCTTACGCATTCATTATGTGAGCATTGCCCgagtttaatgatttaatagtCGGAGCTACGCATCGCTAAATATAACCGTTTGAACATATAAGGAATGTATTAATAGAGGTTATGTTCATCTCATAGACAACACCAAtgctttgtttgtttaaatgcGTTTTAGTGTCAAAACAACACGTTTGAAACTGGAAAAGCCGTGTAATGTTCTATcgtaaaaacaataatgtatCTTGCGACTTAAAGTATAAAGATTCTTTTAGTGTGTTGTAGTAATAAAGTTGCATAAAAACTGACGACCATATAACACCCACATAGAGTGGGTTTAGGTCGCGTAAATATCTACGTCCGGTAACAGTCTTAATACCAACCTTATTGGGATTGACCTAAAAATTACAGTTAAGTACTAGATCCTATACTAGTGTCTCGAAaggattataaatattagtcgTGGCAAGATACGCGCGACTGCTTTGCAGCTTTAATCATGTCTTgagaaaactttttatattaaggcAATTGTCgctaaatgttaaaaaaccATACGGCATTAGTTGTTcatacaaattcaaattcatttaagtcacacaatatacaataaataacataaatgaataaatacatgttaactacttctaattttacatttactgccagttctcaaatcaagggcgtagatcgtaagagaagaactggcaataaacccTCCGCCACTCTAGATACATAGATAGATTTTTTAGATTACATATGCAATTTGATATTTCTCACTTGACccttaaatatcaatttataccATTTCTAGGCGAATCCGTGAAAGCGTTGAAATAGCTACCTAATTACCTATGAAGCGAAATTCTCAGCCTACTGTGTAATGATGGTGTTTGAATGGTTCAAATTGTATCATTAAAAATCAGGCATATTTTGACaccaataacaattaaaagttGATAGAATATTGCTATGTAGCCATAACAACCCTTAAAATATCGAAGAGCTTGGATCGATGATTTagaggtatttatttatagataaaaccTATTTGAGCTTTTATGTGTAATCATCCAAAGATTTTCGTGCTCATATAACTAGTATAACATAACAATGTGTATAAATCGTGATGGGGTACTGGGGGGTAATGGGGCACATTCACACACACACTCCTTGTTTAATATCCTTTTCATATCACGTAGTTTGTGCCACCaccaacataaaatatattgtttcgGATCGAACCCAGGACCTTCTTCATAAAGCCTTAGTAGGGACATAATCATTATGAAATTAGACTTCGCCGCGTTCGTATGCCCAATGTTCAATGATTAAAAAACTAGGCTAATATAGTACTAACCTATCCGTGGCCTCAATAATGTAGGACcgttattaaatactaaactTAATACAGCATAAAATagataacatacattttaatagttaCTTTTACGAGTCCTAAGTGAACAGACATGTGGACCCGAATGTACCGACCAGTCGCGGATATCCGGTGGCCGCGGTCTTCCactcatacaaatataaaattagatttatgTAGGGAAGATAAATAGTATTTCTTTTGAGTAATATAGGTAGAGttcaatacataaaataataacaataattaaaaaatgtttggtcgcgtttatttatttgtaaagcgACCCGAAAGTGATAAAGACGaagttttcttaaaatattctgGCTTTGAATAACGCCTCAAATAACTATTCAATGTTATGCCGTAAATACTCTCAATTTATGATAAGAAAGTGTCTCGCTGGTTAGCTCgcattttatatgcattttataaaagtatctaGTGAAACCCATCTGAtaaaacatacagttatttaagAAAGAGATATAATTACGATATTACAACGTTTCGCAAgacacttataaaaaatactgtactattgttttatattcataGCTTCACATGTTTTCCATAAttggcaaaagtccgttaCTTGTATTTACTAGAGTTGTTATGCTAATTTACAAGCAATTCATGTTTTTggtattaattatatctaataGTTTTggatatatgtaaatatatttagtgtCTAAACTATAatctcaaaatataaaaagctgtgccaatttaattgtCCAGACATGATTAAATTCCAGTCGCCATAGGGCGATAATATATCCGGGGTGATCTCTGTTACTGATAATCCTCTCTGGGGTCCAATAACAAAGGGGGATAGATGATAAATTATAGATTCACCAAAGTAACTATAAGCCGAGTTATCGTGAAATTGCtacaaaatgtgtattttgCAAAgatgaaatacaaaattatgaataaatgaaaacaatcCACAACCTAATAAAGAAATCATTTTGTTTccaatatataaactattattattaatttttttctttagaaaaatttatgtttgtgctaaataataaaaactaatataatatcaagGTACGACCACATTATTAACTTCAGACAAATTACCTGTAGGTAATAAGAGcgtttctatttatttattacaacattTTAGCCTTTTCAAATGTTAATCTTTCGTAATATATTATGAGAATTAAGTATATTGGTTGAATCTTGGATAAATAAGGCTTAAAGTTAAACTTGTAccgttatttt contains:
- the LOC123716559 gene encoding regulating synaptic membrane exocytosis protein 1-like codes for the protein MGAPAWGTRGGGDRPRLLRMTPLRHSFAAPATPPAQPPRTHDYASDADTKKEESWNANLSQRWRKLRRRCSRLRPGSGTREPSPVRRSPSPPCPPPHCSPAPASKLSFRHRGKVYTTASLRVTSGAPDILRALGKLGGGLRRRALSAHDVLTPPQQQPSTFYVPSPTAIRNPPSPSPTRQTSTVRRRCSSPNIYRTKNGRDRAPMNQEDESRDVVDYSYGLERRNNSRNGRSRPYSENVEIPIYKNGYDRLASDTERLWEEPYRLPRVQMRQDPIQQLRNGVSELRVSSTPRSARPPVASPTTQKTPKRPPIPEPRDTHTFEVRFTKSAGGKGLGFSIVGGKDSPRGDMGIFVKTIFNNGQAAESGLLREGDEIVSVNGRGTAGLTHGEAIRLFKDVRAGPVLLRVVRRAPAR